The following proteins come from a genomic window of Astatotilapia calliptera chromosome 11, fAstCal1.2, whole genome shotgun sequence:
- the LOC113031429 gene encoding uncharacterized protein KIAA0408-like isoform X4 produces MNTNTPFVAFLVIVTPSHAKTADEKWLREKRWQALFTGEGGENRRILLDLKTVLEEVQVEVKREEEKRTELQLQYTRDRCAWELEKAELKCRIAQLEGREAAGLVRGGVQSAAGPCSSASRCTREQHGETLTTCREREEQQRILADTYSTAMDLRSRVEHSERDWLREKAELLERFDVERREWESQLKDMQKKIEELYCEVRTKRAGPGLDSGRPDVHSDAVHRLSIRSTSTGSSLLSDNSHSEPLSSSSQSEPNRHPSLPGLYHNRSISVDGGCGNKNSHHSTCFQKDSLCDFIVGNEFARSQYSQPKLVDVLKSAGTWQQSSVSDNKEDVDTAELDADYHGAPECGVKKENVCKGNEERGLSDGSDKKTNTIALNAALKEIARVSEELCSYQDEIRKKNGDKRNRSESLCPSQESDILFGHNETCLDVDEAPCDLSQIYDDLLALERENWITLSPGNTWQVKKGLSESWTTNNTDPDGYTNTQTSHGVHSEMDTAAPPIPPRTSSWNLSTPTHPDTELHIPESPISTVKKCHSPCALVDRKCSSPSIVRKFGAMLQENEGKVFVDGVVASCSVPANSNCNMACCHNRWSCDTSKFTNSKLSTYGSVQKSFSESNIRTARKDLCSDYCPGVGNLKGAEAQTPPTVRELPVELLLSSPVSPNLQGSRRNIMLEQKTAEFNRTLFQAEMGRGVDGEDSLNATNTSSVGFQPVHTESDVLPSKETKFEPHFTDATSSIMGVHPEATVSESAIQNPEVQPRSVRCTTKPEEAIIKQEPLSVFSTVPPQAVLREASVPSHNPAHHCEVKHKVRTASSPSKKTQHRGATEGLFSEPVLPASTQPAQPVDDSSSKKENPHGAKAQSVRAAVSLQQLSAENKQRQTAQPRHVSGSSCQSDSSRPGLRIMNDHPWKPLTLAAYPRPEGSRSNYGAVERILKNYESAARAQLNQQNEMHSNSNPFFSAAHEKNATELDMLNVNPLPLPLTLRHTQSAPVMHPSHAQLSTHSASGVKEIQLVVQENEEPSSTHKSFSRPARPANRRLPSRWASRSPTSSSSTSSSPSTTPVVPPSIPLQKLSSSFTYSHAFHIETIII; encoded by the exons TTGGAGGGTAGAGAGGCTGCTGGATTGGTACGTGGAGGGGTCCAGTCAGCAGCAGGACCTTGCTCTTCAGCTTCACGGTGCACTCGAGAACAGCACGGTGAGACATTGACGACCTGCAGGGAGAGGGAAGAGCAGCAGAGGATCCTGGCAGATACATATTCTACGGCTATGGACCTGCGCAGCCGCGTAGAGCACAGCGAGAGGGACTGGTTGAGAGAGAAAGCTGAGCTGCTGGAAAGGTTTGACGTGGAGAGAAGGGAGTGGGAGAGCCAGCTGAAGGATATGCAGAAGAAAATAGAAGAG CTGTACTGTGAGGTGAGAACCAAGCGAGCAGGCCCTGGACTGGACAGTGGCAGACCGGATGTTCACAGTGATGCTGTGCATAGACTCAGCATCCGCTCCACCAGCACAGGGTCGAGTCTTCTCAGCGATAACTCCCACTCGGAGccactcagcagcagcagtcagtCAGAACCAAACAGACATCCATCTTTACCTGGACTTTATCACAACAGAAGCATCAGTGTTGATGGTGGTTGCGGTAACAAAAACAGTCACCACTCCACCTGCTTCCAGAAAGACAGTCTGTGTGATTTTATTGTTGGTAATGAGTTCGCTCGGAGCCAGTATTCACAACCTAAGCTTGTGGATGTATTGAAATCTGCAGGGACTTGGCAGCAAAGCTCAGTCAGTGATAATAAGGAAGATGTGGATACAGCAGAGCTTGATGCTGATTATCACGGAGCCCCAGAATGTGgagttaaaaaggaaaatgtttgtaaaggcaatGAGGAAAGAGGCCTGAGCGACGGCAGTGACAAGAAGACAAATACGATTGCTCTTAATGCT GCTCTCAAAGAGATTGCCCGTGTAAGTGAGGAGCTTTGTAGTTACCAGGATGAGATCAGAAAGAAGAACGGAGATAAGAG GAATCGATCTGAATCTCTGTGCCCATCTCAGGAAAGTGACATACTCTTTGGCCATAACGAAACGTGCCTAGATGTGGATGAAGCTCCTTGTGACCTCAGCCAGATCTACGATGATCTCCTGGCCTTGGAGAGGGAAAATTGGATCACTTTGTCTCCAGGTAACACCTGGCAAGTAAAAAAAGGGCTGAGTGAATCCTGGACAACAAATAACACCGATCCAGAtggctacacaaacacacagacaagccATGGAGTGCACTCTGAAATGGATACAGCAGCCCCACCCATCCCTCCTCGGACCTCCTCCTGGAATCTGAGCACTCCCACCCATCCAGACACAGAACTGCACATCCCAGAATCTCCAATATCAACTGTGAAGAAGTGCCATAGTCCCTGCGCTTTAGTGGACAGAAAGTGTAGCAGCCCATCCATTGTCAGGAAGTTTGGGGCTATGCTAcaagaaaatgaaggaaaagtttTTGTAGATGGTGTGGTAGCATCGTGCTCGGTGCCTGCTAACTCTAACTGTAATATGGCCTGTTGCCATAACCGCTGGTCCTGTGATACAAGCAAGTTCACTAACAGTAAGTTGTCCACATATGGATCTGTGCAGAAAAGCTTCTCTGAATCCAACATACGGACTGCCAGGAAAGATCTGTGTTCAGATTACTGTCCAGGTGTTGGAAATTTAAAAGGTGCTGAGGCACAAACACCTCCAACTGTCAGAGAATTACCTGTAGAGTTGCTCCTGTCCTCACCTGTCAGCCCCAACCTTCAGGGATCCAGAAGAAACATAATGCtggaacaaaaaacagctgagttCAACCGAACTTTATTTCAGGCAGAGATGGGCCGTGGGGTCGATGGAGAAGACAGTCTTAATGCAACGAATACCAGCTCAGTGGGTTTCCAACCGGTCCATACAGAATCTGATGTTTTACCTTCCAAAGAGACTAAGTTTGAGCCACATTTTACTGATGCAACCTCTAGCATCATGGGTGTGCATCCTGAAGCAACTGTCTCAGAGTCTGCAATACAGAACCCTGAGGTCCAACCAAGATCAGTAAGATGCACCACTAAACCAGAGGAGGCTATTATAAAGCAAGAACCTCTTTCTGTATTTTCAACTGTTCCACCACAGGCTGTTCTTAGGGAAGCATCAGTACCCTCTCATAATCCTGCACACCATTGTGAGGTCAAGCACAAAGTTCGAACAGCAAGCAGTCCTTCgaagaaaacacaacacagaggAGCAACAGAGGGTCTTTTTTCTGAACCGGTCTTGCCTGCAAGTACTCAGCCAGCTCAGCCTGTGGATGATTCCAGCTCTAAGAAAGAGAATCCCCATGGAGCAAAGGCTCAGTCAGTCAGAGCTGCTGTTTcactccagcagctgtctgctgagaacaaacaaagacagacGGCACAGCCAAGACATGTTTCAGGGTCTTCCTGCCAGTCTGACTCCTCCAGGCCTGGGCTTCGAATAATGAATGACCATCCGTGGAAACCCCTCACTCTTGCTGCATACCCGAGGCCTGAGGGATCCAGGTCCAACTATGGAGCAGTTGAAAGAATTCTAAAAAATTATGAAAGTGCAGCTCGGGCACAACTGAACCAACAGAACGAGATGCATTCTAACTCTAACCCATTCTTCAGTGCTGCACATGAGAAGAACGCCACAGAACTGGACATGCTGAATGTGAACCCTCTGCCTTTACCTCTTACtttgagacacacacagagtgccCCAGTCATGCACCCCAGTCATGCACAGCTAAGCACCCACAGTGCCAGTGGTGTGAAAGAGATACAGCTTGTAGtgcag gaAAATGAAGAGCCTTCCTCCACCCACAAGAGCTTTTCAAGACCTGCCCGCCCAGCCAACCGTCGTCTCCCCTCGCGATGGGCCAGCCGCTCCCCCACTTCGTCCTCCTCCACCTCGTCCTCTCCCTCTACCACTCCTGTTGTGCCTCCATCCATTCCCCTTCAGAAGCTCTCCTCTTCTTTTACATACTCACATGCCTTTCACATTGAGACTATCATCATTTGA
- the LOC113031748 gene encoding E3 ubiquitin-protein ligase rnf146-like: MMASCGEVDHSVSSLPSSKKGSNSGGGSGNSAESSCSGSSNSSPALSVPECAICLQSCVHPVQLPCHHVFCFLCVKGASWQSKRCALCRQEVPDDFLERPTLLSPEELKASAGGRGGAASDHAWYYEGRNGWWQYDERTSRELEDAFSKGKKTAEMLIAGFLYVADLENMVQYRRNEHGRRRKMKRDVLDIPKKGVAGLRLDTEGVSGAVGATSRENSADGADTTLTNIQQQVTGISSTVSAPSAPARPPTSLGGQPGPSTSPPLEDALSQLQISPRPTPSHERSEAGEGEEDEEEEASPSRSSDPHTSVDESGSGDWSDDEDEEDEEENGGDGERVEPREGRPRRQRLNPENRAPPHSESASPSPSSSSSGRSRMPDGQCTVTEV, translated from the coding sequence ATGATGGCTAGTTGTGGAGAGGTAGACCACTCTGTTAGCTCACTCCCATCCAGCAAGAAAGGCAGCAACAGTGGTGGTGGAAGTGGGAACAGTGCAGAATCATCGTGCTCTGGCTCCAGCAACTCATCCCCAGCTCTATCAGTTCCTGAGTGTGCCATCTGTCTGCAGAGCTGCGTCCACCCAGTCCAACTGCCATGCCATCACgtcttctgtttcctgtgtgtaaAGGGAGCATCTTGGCAGAGCAAACGATGTGCTCTCTGTAGACAAGAAGTACCTGATGACTTCCTGGAAAGGCCTACACTTCTCTCTCCAGAGGAGCTGAAAGCATCAGCAGGAGGTCGAGGTGGGGCAGCGAGTGATCACGCTTGGTATTATGAGGGGCGTAATGGTTGGTGGCAGTATGATGAGCGAACCAGCCGTGAGCTGGAGGACGCTTTCTCCAAGGGTAAGAAGACAGCCGAAATGCTCATTGCTGGTTTTTTGTATGTAGCTGACCTGGAGAACATGGTGCAGTATAGGCGTAATGAGCACGGTCGCAGACGTAAGATGAAAAGAGACGTTTTAGACATTCCCAAGAAGGGGGTGGCAGGACTGCGATTGGACACTGAGGGTGTTAGTGGGGCCGTGGGGGCTACAAGTAGAGAGAACTCTGCTGATGGGGCTGATACCACACTAACAAATATACAGCAACAGGTTACAGGTATCTCTTCTACTGTATCAGCCCCTTCAGCTCCTGCCAGACCTCCCACTTCCCTCGGTGGTCAGCCAGGCCCCAGTACTAGCCCCCCTCTGGAGGATGCTCTCTCCCAGCTGCAAATCAGCCCCAGGCCCACACCTTCTCATGAGCGGTCTGAGGCTGgggaaggagaggaagatgaggaggaggaggcctcACCTTCCAGGTCCTCTGACCCTCACACCTCTGTAGATGAGTCTGGCTCTGGAGATTGGagtgatgatgaggatgaggaggatgaagaagagAACGGGGGAGATGGAGAGCGTGTGGAGCCGCGGGAGGGTAGGCCAAGGAGACAAAGACTGAATCCAGAGAACAGAGCCCCTCCTCATTCAGAGTCTGCCTCCCCGTCTCCCTCATCCAGTAGCAGTGGAAGGTCCAGAATGCCTGATGGCCAGTGTACAGTGACTGAGGTGTGA
- the echdc1 gene encoding ethylmalonyl-CoA decarboxylase: MVLCALRQQVLRCSSHCRTWARLLQRQRSSCVYSSIHGFNQDEIKEKLQAFHGGSIDLLKQDSGIAVLTINNPSRMNAFSGSMMIDLEERVSQLENWPEGKGLIVQGAAETFCSGSDLNAVRAISNQQDGMKMCMFMQNALTRLLRLPLISVALVEGRALGGGAELTTACDFRLMEAGSVIQFVHKHMGLVPGWGGAARLVHLVGSQNALKLLGGAVKVDPELGVNIGLVDGVLEGHQKTEGAAPLLQQAENWLSRYTKGPAPVIQAVKKVVLSGRELPLSEALRTEKDIFGTVWGAPANLEALASKSKHK, translated from the exons ATGGTCCTCTGTGCGCTGAGGCAACAGGTCCTGAGGTGCAGCAGTCACTGCAGAACCTGGGCCAG GCTGCTGCAGAGACAGAGGAGTAGCTGTGTTTACTCCAGCATCCACGGCTTCAACCAGGATGAGATCAAAGAGAAGCTTCAGGCCTTTCATGGAGGCTCCATTGATCTGCTGAAACAGGACTCTGGCATTGCGGTGCTGACCATCAACAACCCATCTCGCATGAATGCTTTCTCTG GCAGTATGATGATAGATCTGGAGGAAAGGGTGAGCCAGCTGGAGAACTGGCCAGAGGGCAAAGGCCTCATAGTTCAGGGTGCGGCTGAAACGTTCTGCTCTGGGTCTGACCTTAACGCTGTCCGAGCAATATCTAACCAACAG GATGGGATGAAGATGTGTATGTTCATGCAGAATGCTCTTACGAGGCTGCTCAG GCTCCCCCTGATCTCTGTTGCTCTGGTGGAAGGGAGAGCATTGGGAGGCGGTGCAGAACTCACGACTGCCTGCGATTTCAG ATTAATGGAGGCAGGCAGCGTGATCCAGTTTGTCCATAAACACATGGGTCTGGTCCCAGGCTGGGGCGGTGCTGCCCGACTTGTCCACTTGGTTGGAAGCCAGAACGCACTGAAGTTGCTTGGCGGGGCTGTAAAAGTGGATCCCGAGCTTGGCGTAAACATTGGACTGGTGGATGGAGTCCTGGAAGGCCATCAGAAAACAGAAGGTGCTGCCCCTCTCCTGCAGCAGGCTGAAAACTGGCTCAGTCGCTACACAAAGGGACCTGCCCCAGTGATCCAAGCTGTGAAGAAGGTGGTGCTGTCAGGCAGAGAGCTTCCTTTGTCTGAAGCTCTGAGGACTGAGAAGGACATATTTGGGACGGTGTGGGGCGCTCCGGCTAACCTGGAGGCCCTGGCGAGCAAGTCCAAACACAAATGA